CCCGAACGAACACACCTGTTTCGAACGTATCATATGTGACACGATCTGGTGGATAGGCACGAATTTGTTCCAATATAAAAGCTTGCGTCTTAAATTCCTTGAACCCCGGTTCTGGTATTTTATGAAGCGCGCGCCGCATTTCAATGGCGTATTCCATCTGACTGACTTCCTCCTTCTTCTTTTACGATGTCCCAAAATGCTTGGACTTGTTTTAATTCAAGCATCGATTCCGTAGACAAAATCCATGTATCTCGCTTCAATACTTTTCCGGATGAGGTCTTTAACGGAAGTTGCATGACTTCATTCGAGTGCTGGATCGTCGACTCGGGCAGGATTGCAAAACCGATTCCATGTAGCGCCATCTGTTTGCATGTCTCGATTTGATCGACGACAAGTGTCCGAGATGGTGGACTTGCGAAGCGATCTTGCCACCATTCTAAAATTTCTTGATAGTAGGTCGAATCACTCTTGAACTGGATGAATGGTCGATCCGTTACGCGCAACTGCTCGATTGACGTCAACTCACTATCGACGAGATAAAGCGGATCTGAGAATAGGCGCTCTTTGACACCTTTCCAGTCCGGGTTTCCACGAATGATCCCGATATGAAAATGTTCTTCTAACATATGACGCATCATCTCACTGGACCATCCCGTGACAAGCTGAACACGGACATGCGGATAACGCTCAACGAATCGTTTCAAGACACGCGGGAGCCAATATTGCCCCATGATGGAAGCGACGGCAATCCGAAGCGTCCCATAAACGGCACCCTCTTCTGCTGTCAATTCACTTTTTAACTCAAGTTCCTTCCGATTCATCTCTTTTGCGAGGCCAATCACTTTTTCTCCTTGCGGTGTGATGCTTAAGCCACGTGATGAACGAATGAATAATTTTGTTCCCCAGCGTCTTTCAATCGCAACGAGACGTTGACTAAGCGCAGGTTGCGAGACGAATAATCGTTCAGCAGCGCGCCTCATATTCAATTCTTCCGATAAGGTGATCAACATTTCCATTTCCGACACTTGCAATGTGAGATTCGACTCCTCATGATATAAGATGGCATTAGTTTAACACGTTAGAAAGGACGATACATATGACACGCTATCATTTTATGTTCATCATCTCAACGATTGCAACGCTTGGCAGTCTCTATTTCAGCGAAATTCGTGGATTCATTCCGTGCCCACTTTGTTGGTGGCAACGGCTATTCATGTATACGACAGCTTTTTATTTGCTTATCTCGCTGTTCCGATCGAAAACGATTGATCCTCTATTCGTTCGCCTTTACGTGCTAGCCGGTTTTGGCGTCGCCTTATACCATGTCATCCTTGAGCGTTTACCAGATGGCGAAGCATTATGTACGAGCGGATGCCTCATCAAATGGGTCAACTACTTTGGTTTCTTGACGATCCCGATGATGAGTCTCATCGCCTTTACGTTACTCTTGATTCTAGCGTTCTATCCAAAACGTTCGAACGACGAAGCGTAAGATGTAACATCTTTAAAAGACTAAAAGTAAGGAGAAGCCGATTGCGCTTCTCCTTACAGATTGTAGACAAATGGGCTGACTCAAAAAAAGAATGACTTGTCTTTTCACGCCCTTTCCTCAGGCGAGACACAAGCCAGTTTCCCCGCTCCATTCGATCAGGAAAACGGGTCTTGTTTGTCTCTGACAGCGCAAAATCACGCTTTTTCCTGTAGGAGTTGTGTGTAACGCGTCATTCTTTTTATACCCGGAAGAAGGATCAGAAAAGCGTTTTGTTCACTCGACATCGCTTCCTAGGGAAAAACAAGCAAGAGCGACCCTGCAGCAAAGCGAAGCGGCGCGATGCTTGTCCCAGGAAAACGATTCGAGACGAACAAAAAAGCGCAATCCTTCTCGTTAGAGAAAAATTGCACTTTGTCTTCAGTCTCTAAGGAGAAGCCGATTGCGCTTCTCCTTATTTTTATACTTGAGATTTTTATAACTTGAGTCATGCCCACCGATTGAAGACGCTCACAGCACTTGAGAACGCTAACTCTGAGAGTTGCCCCGTCCCTTCGCACCAGTCCCCGACAAATGCAACGTCCGCATAATCAGGAAGTTGCGTCGAAAGAGGAGTTTGTCCCATCTTCCATTTGATTTCTTGAACGACTGCCCGTTTGATTGTTCGTTCGGCGACAATACGCTTACGCCAATCCGTAAAATGAAGATCTAGCATCTGTTCGATTCCCGATCGAACATGTTCAATGTAATCCGGATCTTCTAACCGATCGTGCTCGAGATATGCGATTGCTTGAAGCACTTGACCATCTTTCGGTGCAAGACTTGCATCATAATGCGATAAATCCGTGATGAAAGCACGATGCGACCGATCATAGATATAGGAATAAGGTGTTTGGATAAAAGGCTGTAGCCCAAGATCATAGACGAATACTTCTACCGGTTCATGACTCGCATACGGTGTAACAAATTGTTGAATGGCAGGCGGCGTCGCCATTTTTAAGATCTCGCGTGGCGGTATGGCAAAGATGATTCGTTCGGCAGTCCATTCCTGTTTTTTTCGATCGCGAATCAGAAAACCTGTCTTGGTCGATTCAACTGCTGTTATTTTTGTTTTTTTTAGGATTGCTCCACGATTTTCTAGGATGATCCGTTCTAGCTCCTGCACTAATCCTTGCCACCCTCCCTCAATATAAGAAACAGGCTTACGCGTTCGAAAAAGTTTTTGATAATACTCAAAGTAGACGTCTGAAGGAATCTTCTCCGGTTCCGCTGTAAAAAAATTCGTCGATGCCAAATCAAGCATCAGCTGTGCGACTTGTTCATCGACTTGTTCTATTTTTAACCATTGTCCGATTGATTGTTGCGGATCACCTCGTTCCACCCGTAAAATTGTTTTGATGATTTCCCATGTAAATCGGACCTTGTTTGTTCCTTCAATAACCTCCGTTTTTAGCAATCCCCAAGCATTCGCAGGTACAGCCGTCAAATGACCTGAAAACTCATATTTCGCACGACTCGCCGAAAAATCAAGCCATGTCACTTCGATCCCGAGTTGTTTCGTTAATTTCCGAAGAACGGATTGATCTCGTCCGTATATGGCATGCGCGCCATAATTAAATGTAAATCCTTTTACGGTTTGAGAAGTAGCACGCCCTCCGAGTAATCCAGCATCAAAGAGCATGACCGCTTCCCCTTGTTTTGCGAATAATGCTGCTGCAGTCAACCCGGATAATCCCCCACCTATGATACCAATCGTCATATCTTCGCCTCCTCAACAAGCATTTCTATTCTTTTCCCATAACAGTCGAAGAGAAATCGAAGAAGATGAAAAAAAGACGTGATTTCGAACATGAAATCACGTCTTCTTATTCATGATTATGCTTTCCACCAGTTATCGAGAGGCGAGACTGGCATATGATGCTTATGCCCAACACGTTTATACTGCGTTTCTAACTTTTCTTGGCTAGTTGCTGAAATCGTTTTACCTTCCAAGTAATCATCAATTTCTTCGTAGGTCATACCGAGCGCTACTTCGTCTGGTAATGCTGGACGGTTTTCTTCAAGGTCTGCCGTCGGAATTTTTTCAATCAAAACCTCTGGTGCATTTAGATAACGTAAAAGTTGTTTTCCTTGGCGTTTATTCAAACCTGTTAATGGCGTTAAATCACAAGCTCCATCACCATGTTTCGTATAGAATCCTGTCACGAATTCTGCTGCATGATCCGTTCCAACGACGAGACATCCATAATGCGCGGCTAAATCATACTGACTTTTCATTCGTTCACGCGCTTTCGTATTTCCTTTACTAAAATCGGAAAGTTCTGCGCCTGTTGCTTCTTTGAACGCCTGCATCGATGCTTCGACCGCTGGTTTGATATTTACACGAAGTGAATGATCCGGTTGAATGAACGTCAATGCTGTTTGCGCATCTGCTTCATCCTGCTGTTCTCCGTAAGGTAAGCGGACTGCGTAAAATGCGACATCTTTCCCTTCTTCTTTTCGTAGCTCTTCAACCGCTAGTTGGCATAGACGCCCCGCAAGCGATGAATCTTGTCCGCCAGAGATACCTAAGACAAATCCTTTAGCCCCTGTATGTTTTAAGTATGCCTTTAAGAACGATACACGTTCACTTACTTCTTGCGCTGGGTCAATGACAGGTTTTACGCCTGTTACTTGAATGATTTCTTGTTGCATGAATCTCTTCACTCCTTCACATCTTCTTATTTGTCACTTTGAATCAAGCATTTGTCGATCGTTCGTTTGTTTTTCATTTGCTCCCTTGAACTGACGAATGGTTGAGACACGTACTTCTGTACTATCGCCTGCATCGCGAATCGGTACCTCAACGGTGTAGCGTTTGATTTCACCTTTCGTAAACGTATCCTTTTCGATGGCTTGTGTGAATACTTGCTCTTTCTCAAAATCATACTTTACGTGTTGTTTAGCATCAATTAATTGAGCCTGAAAACGTTGTGAGGATGGATACGTTACGTTTACACTGTGATCATTCGGATTCGTTAACGAAATATCTAGTTGAATCATATCGTCCTGTTCTGTCATCTTGACTGCTATCTGAATCGGTTCGTTCATCGTTTTAGTTGCCTGTTGTTTCTTTTCTTGACAACCTGCTAGACAGACAGTAAGAAGAAGCAGAACGAAAAAGAGACGTTTCATCTCATCCCTCCTTATCTAAATCAATTTTATCACAAAAAAAACGCGAAAGAGGTTCTCCTCTTTCGCGCGTTAATTTGCTTATGCTACAGGTAAAGTTGATGGATTCATATTAAATGAAAACAATTGCTCAATTCCTGTCGCAAACAATTCATCACAAATATCTTCAGCCGCGTTAGCTGGTGCGACTAACGTAATTGTCCGACTGTCAACTGTCTCGATCGTCACATATACCCCTGTTGTCGTCCGTTCTTTGTATCCTACTGCTAAATCTGTTTCAGCGAAAAGTAACATATCCCCGATTCTCCCCTTTTCTCATTCATATGCCCAGCCAAGAGATGACCTACATGTTTCGAATTCGTTATTGTAGGTTTACTGTACCAAAGAGCTGAAAAAAGAAGAAAATTGTCATTCGACATTTCATTTCAAAACAATATTTCATTTCGACAAGGGATATTTTGGAACTCTACATTTAGTTGCTAGATGCAAACGTTTTAATAAGCGTTTCCAACACATTTCATTTCTGTTTCAAAAAGATGACAACATAAATTTGATTATTTTACCATCATTTTTGATCAACAGGGAAAATATACCTAGACAATTGATGACTCATTTTGTCGAATGATTCTTTAATGCAATGTTTTTTTAAGTTCTTATGAACCTTCATCTATCATTCGATTCATTTGTTGCCAGACCGTTCCTAGTGCTTCTTCCCCACTTTCGATACGGGTTAGGGCGAGTTCCGCCTGTAAGGCTACTTCGTATTCACGATCCCGGCTTGCTTCACGTAATCTCGGGACTGACTGTTCCGTTCCTACATCAAACAAGAACCGAGCGGCACGCCAGCGGACTAATTTATTTTTATCCGCCAACGCTTCCATCATCATCGGTTCAGCTTCGGGCATCGCCCAGTCCGAAATCGTATCACCTGCTGTCCGGCGAACAATACCCGACGGATCGTGCAGCGCACTTGTCAAATACTCTAACAGTTCTTCCCGGTGCTCTTCGAACATTCCAAGCTTCACAATCGCTTGACGACGAATCTGCATCTTCTCATCCTGTAATAAACGGGCATATGCCGGAACCCATTCCATCTCAACAGGTAGTTCATCAAGTGCCGCAAATCGTTCTTTCCAATCGGATGACTGAATCGCTTGCCCACTGAACGTAATATCTTCACCTGCTGCGAGCGACTTAAGACGCTCCAAACGTTCAATCGGATACGCGATTTCAATTTCATTTGCTACCTCGCGCAAACTCTCATCAAGGTCGCCGTATCGAGGAGCTTGTTCCACCCAGCGTCGATCACTGATGACGTTTTGGACGAATGGTTGGACGAATAACGCCGCTTCTCGGAAACGTTCCGACAATCCTTCTCGTTTTTCTTCTAATCCCTTCACACCTTTGATTTGCATCGGTACGCCTAAAATGAACTGAACGAATAGATGGACAGGTTCATACTCAGCATCCGTCTCGTGCTGCTCTACATCATTTAAGGTTTCTCCAAATGCGCGTCGGATCTCGATGACAAGTGAACGCCAATCATATTTCGGATAACGTTCGATCGACAAAAAGTCACTCACTTGATAGACGAACTTAACACCTGGGATTTCCAGCAGTCGCTGTATATGTTCTGGTGCGCCAAATGCATGCTCAAACGTCTGTCCTTTTTCTGAGAACTTTTCATCGACGATGACTTTCATGTTATTTGGACTTGGTGTTGGCTCAATCGCTACGATTTTCATGTATATCCCCTCCATTTCTATCATTTCAGAAATCCAATCTGAAATGCAAAGCAAATGCCCTACAGAGATGACCGTAGGGCAAAATCGTCACTTAAATGCTTCCTCGATGATCGCAACGAATGCGTCTGGTGTTTCAAGCATCCCCATGTGTCCACTTTCTGTTGACCGATGTAAGAGATGGTCGTTCACTGGTGCAAATGCACTCTCTTCTGAAATCAATTGATCTTTCGTACCATGAATGATGACACCTTTGACTTTTGATTCAGTCAGCGCTCTTGTCATATCTCGACGGTCTCGCATCGCCGAAAGCGCGCGGATAGCTCCTTCGACTGTCATCATATATCCAATCTCAAGTGCTTCAGCGACAACAAATTCATCTGCCCCTTCCGCGAATAAGGATGGAACAAGACCATTGACGAATTCTCGTACACCGATTTCTTCGACACGCGTGATGTTTTGATTTCGTTTTTGTTTCGCTTGTTCGTCATCTGCTTTCGCCGTCGAGTACACGAGACCGTACCCACTGATTTGGTCGGCATACCTTTCCACGATTGCCGCAGTAATGTATCCTCCAAAGGAATGACCAACGATGATTGGCTTTTCAATACCACGCCGCTTAAGATCATGCATGACCCATTCGGCGAAACCTTCGATCGTATCTGGTCCCACATCGAGTCCTTCATGTCCCGGTAAACTTAACGGTAAAACATCAAAAGAATGTCGTAAGTTCGCTTCTACTCGATTAAAATAATCTGTTCCTCCTGTAAATCCATGTAGGAGTACAAGTGTTTGTTTTTCCATTGACTACCTCATCCCTTCCATTCAGATGCGAGCATACGATACATCGTCAAATCCATGAAACGACCATGACTGTATGCATAATCTTCTAGTAACCCTTCAGCTTGAAACCCTAATTTTTGTACTAATGCATTGGAAGCAAGATTCTCAGGTGCAACGAGAGCACTGATCCGGTGGAGTGCAAATTCTTCAAAGCCATACGTCAAAACAGCCCGTGCCGCTTCTGAAGCTACACCACGTTGCCAATGATCTTGACTAACTTCAAAACCAATTTCAGCCCGATGATATTGAGAGAGCCAGTTATGAAACCCGATTGTTCCGATCAATTGATTTGTTTGTGCATCAGCAATCGCCCATCGAATCGCTTTACCTTGCGTGAACTGTTCCTTAAAGTAACTGATGACATTTTTAGCTTCATAGACCGTCACGAGTGGATCCGATCCGTAATAGTACATGACTTCATCATCTGATAAGATTTTAAACAATTCACGTGCATCGCGGTTTTCAAGCTCACGTAATATGAAGCGCTCGGTCCGCAATTCCGGGAATGGCTTTCGCAAGCCCCACATGCTCCATCACTCCTCTTTATGCTTCTCTATGTAGTATGCCCGTTTTCAGAAGTAAATATCCTTTCAGGCAATTCGAAGTTTTGCTACTATTAAATTATGAAGTAGTTAGTCATGGAAAGGAAGCGAAGGGGTATGTCGAGTGCGTTACTTTACTTATATGAGGACGAGGAAAATCAACGGTTGACGATGTCGGGAGTCCATTTCTCTGATTTCGCCGCAGCCGTCGATTTGAAACGTCCTTTACTCATTTCAGGAAGCGATTTTAAACAGACGAAACAATCTTTTCGAACGATGCTTCATTATATTGAAGCACATGAAATCGAACAGTTTTCACAATCAACGGACGTCCAGCGCCATCCTTTGATTGCTATTGATATTCGCTCATCCCATTCGCTCGATGTGTTGACGGATGTCGAAATCGCGGAATTATTATTTTTAATGCATATGAAACGAGGCACACCACTTCCCTTCCTTGACTCGATCGAGAATGAACTGGTCTATTTTAGCGAACACGACGGTCTTCATGCTTCTGTTTATTTAAAAGATTGGTCGCGGGTAGAACAACTCATCGCCGATCTCGTCCAACGGAAATTTCGACAGCACGCACGATCTGTCGCCTCAATCGCTTTAACAGCCGAAATCATGATTCATATCCGTCAACTTCTCGGAGAAGGAGTTTTGATTGATTTTGAAAGTGCAAAACGGTCTGTTTTCTCAAGAAATATTACGATTCCGGTATATGTGGCGGGTCGTTACGAAGATATGAGCGTATTACGTGAAGATTTTGAAGCGGAGAAAGAATCAATTCTTCGACGAGGAACGCTTGTTTGTCGCAAGAAGAAATGGAGTTTTGAGTTAGATTGACCTTTAGCATCTTTTTCTTTCGGAAAAGGATGCTTTTGTTCTATTTGAATTTCAAATGGGGATTCCTTCTTAACAAGTATTTCTCTCTATATGACAATATCGTTAAAAAATTATTCGAATTTTCACACAAAATAAGACTAGCATCTTGTGAAGACTTCGTTATAATGAGGATAACCTTTTAAAGATAGAAGTTAGACCCGGTTTTTTATAGGGATAGTACTGGAATCAGCAGAAGGAGGAATTCAATATGGATCAGTTAAAAGTGAACGGAATTGGCTCATTCACGAAATTTGCGACAAATGGGAACATCCTGAAATTAAAGGATGCAACGCTCGGTGAAGTGAAATTGTCGCTGAATGAAGCGAGTTCAATGACCATCGCCCCGGTCGATGAAGAAAATGGTCTTTTCATCATCAAAGGGCAACAGCAGGAATCGCTTGTTGAACTGACGTTACCACGTCAATCCTGTGAGGTCGTTCACGCTTGGCTCCTCCATAAATTAAAACGCCATAAAAAAACACGCTCGATTGCAACGAGCTAATATTTGATTCGAAAAACGCCTTAAGTAGAGAACCCTATTTCTGCTTGAGGCGTTCTCTATTTCAAAAAACTCGGAAATGAATTTTCAGAAAATATTGTTTTATTAGATTCATCATGTTATTCTTAGAAAAATTCAAACAGGAGGTTTTTAACATGACACACGTAACGCTCATCCAAGAACGACTGATTGTGATTAAGAGTAGGGACTGAAGATTCATTTCTCGTTTGAGAAAATGAAGATCCAGGCCCTTTTCGTCATTTCGACAAGGCGTCTGAGCAAACGACGCCTATCCACAAATATTGTGGATGAGGCTTTTTTTATGAAATTAGGATGAATGGAGGACAACACATGTTTAAGACAAAAGATACATTTGCTTTAGGATTTATGATTTTCGCTTTATTTTTCGGTGCAGGTAACCTGATCTTCCCGCCGGAACTTGGAGCGCTCGCAGGTTCACAGTTCCTTCCTGCCATCCTTGGTTTCATCGTAACGGGTGTCGGTCTTCCTCTACTCGGCTTACTTGCAGTTGCTTCTATCGGAGGTGGCATCAAAACACTTGCTGCACCACTTCCTCGTTTTATAGGTGCTGCATTGACGTTTGCACTCTATGTTGCGATTGGTCCTTTCTTCGGGATCCCACGAACATCGGTCGTCACGTATGAGCTCGGAGTCGTACCATTCCTTGGTGCTCCCTCACAAATGACGTTGATCATCTCATCGAGTCTCTTTTTCCTTGCTACACTTTATCTTGTACTACGACCAGGAAAATTACTTGAGATCATCGGGCGTTTCATCACACCATTATTACTGATTGCTCTTGCTGCATTAAGCATCAGTAGCATCATTTCGCCACTCTCGAGCGTCGCTTCACCAAACGAAGCATATGAGACGACTGGACAGGCATTCATTCAAGGATTCCTTCAAGGATACTTAACGCTTGATGCACTCGGCGCCTTAGTATTTGGTGTCGTCGTACTGCATACATTAAAAAGCCGAGGCGTTCATGAACGAAAAGCACAATTTAAAGTCGTCACTCGTGCCGGAATCATCGCTGCCACTGCTTTGACTCTCGTCTATGTCGGACTTGGAATGATCGGACGTAACACATTTGCCGCCATCGGAAAAGTTGATGGTCCAGCACTTCTTCAACATTATGCAAATACTGCCTTCGGCTCAATCGGTTTAGCTGTACTTGGTCTTGCAATTCTGCTTGCATGTTTGACGACATCAGTTGGTCTCGTCACCGCATTTGCAGAATATATGATGACGATTTCCAACCGTGTATCTTTAAAAGCGGCAAGTATCTTCACGACTGCTCTCGGTCTTACGGTATCCATCGTCGGATTGCAGACATTGTTATCTATCGCCGTTCCGGTATTAATGTTCCTTTATCCAATCGTCATCGTCTTGATTGCATTGACATTCATGCGTCATCTGTTCCGTCGTAAGTCGGTCGTTTATCAATCAACTCTTGGAGTAACGATTTTCTTCTCATTCTGTAGTGCGTTGAATCAACTTTCGCTTTTCCCGGGAAATCTTAAAACGTTCTATCAATCCTTACCTTTAGTGGATCAAAGTTTAGAATGGTTATTCCCAACACTCATCGCCTTCGGTATCAGTTCATGGTTTGGACACGTTTCCAATGCTTCTATCACACAAAAACGCGCTAGCTAGTGATTCCGCTTTCATCGCTATGGTATGATGAACAAAATGGTTATATTAATGGAGGCGTCATATACATGGATAAGATTGCTTGGATTACCGACAGCATGGCTTTTTTTGAGCCAGGAGAGGCTGAAAAAATCGGAGTCCATGTGATACCGACTTTACTCATCTTAAACGGAGAGTCTTACCGGGAGTATGTCGATATCTCGATTGAACAGCTTGATCAAAAAATGCGAGAAGATTCTCACGTTTCACCGACAACTTCTCAACCATCATTCGGTGACTTCGTAACCTTGTATGAACAATTGCTTGAAGATGGCTATGATTATGGGTATGCGATTCATATCACGAGTGGACTGAGCGGCACATATTCGAGTTCCGTCGCTGCAGCTGAAGCCGTTGGTTTCCCCTTATACGCGATTGATTCGTATACAGGTGCTGCGAATCAGCAAGAACTTGTCCGGATCGCCCAACGACTCGTTGCTGCTGGTAAAGGTCCAGATGAAGTCATGTCTACGCTTGAAACATTTAAGCACAAATCGCATTTTTATCTGATCATCGGAAATATGGAGACAATGCGACGGAGCGGACGTGTCTCAGGAAGTCAATTTTTACTAGCAAACATGCTCAATATCAAACCAATCGCTCAATTTAATGATGAAGGACGGCTTGTTCCATTTAAAAAAGTTCGTTCCATCAAAAAAGCTTTTAAAGAAATGGTTAGTGAAATCTCATCAAAAGTCAGTGCTCATGGTGTCTATGATCGGACACTTTATGTCAGTCACACTCTTGCTCATGCCGCTGCTGAAGAATTACGGCGCTTGATTTCTACAGAACATCCGGAGCTTCAAGTACGCATTACCCAATTTGGCCCTTCCATCTTGGCACATGCTGGCGCTGAGACGGTCGGTGTGTACTGGTTCGACGAGATTCCTTTACCGACAACTTGATAGCTTACGCTAAACGAAAAAAACCGGACGGTCTGCTTGAGACCGTCCGGTTTTTTCATGTCGTTTCATACTTACGAAATAGTTCTTCTAATAATACGGCTTCGTCCGTCGTCCGTTGAATCGGCTCATGCGGAAGCGTGATTGCACTTGATAACGTTTCAGAAGGATATACATCGATCGAAACTTGTTCCATTTCGATGAGATACTCAAGGATGGAATCAAGTGATGTCTCCTTATTGAATTGACGAAGCCAATTTTCATATCGACGATCAACTTTTCCTTCTTTAAGCAAAATCTTTCCATCGTCAATGATTGCCCACTTAGGTGGCGCATCGATTTGAAAGAGTTCCAACTGCTGGTACTCTTCCATCGTTCGTTTCGTCACCGGAACAACACCGTCGATTGATACTAATCGCTTTAATCTAAGATGCGCTCGCATCGTCATGAAACGAGGTCGCCCAGCGACTCGCTCGACAAGCAACGTCGGCTTGTCGATGGAGCGCATCGTCTCTTCATCAAATAATAAACTATGATCAACATCTAACAGTAACATCAAGCCACTCCTTTTTTTCTACGGGAGACGATGAATGCATAGGAGCTACATAAAAGAATCGCAGCAAAACAATATCCACCGATTACATCTGAGAAATAGTGAACGTTTAAAATGATTCGAGAAGCTCCCATGGCGAGAAACAATCCAATCGTCAATACGGATACAAGCACCTTTCCGCCCGTTTTAAGATGGCGGAAAGCGACAACAAGGAATCCAGCGTAGACGGCAAACGCCATCGCAGAATGTCCACTCGGAAAGCTGTATCCTACGCCGCCAACCAGTTCGTTTAATGAAGGTCGCTCTCGAACAAAAGCAAACTTAACGACCTGATTCAACACCCCTACTGATACCGCCATGATTACATACCAGATGCTTGCG
This window of the Exiguobacterium acetylicum genome carries:
- a CDS encoding DegV family protein, which gives rise to MDKIAWITDSMAFFEPGEAEKIGVHVIPTLLILNGESYREYVDISIEQLDQKMREDSHVSPTTSQPSFGDFVTLYEQLLEDGYDYGYAIHITSGLSGTYSSSVAAAEAVGFPLYAIDSYTGAANQQELVRIAQRLVAAGKGPDEVMSTLETFKHKSHFYLIIGNMETMRRSGRVSGSQFLLANMLNIKPIAQFNDEGRLVPFKKVRSIKKAFKEMVSEISSKVSAHGVYDRTLYVSHTLAHAAAEELRRLISTEHPELQVRITQFGPSILAHAGAETVGVYWFDEIPLPTT
- a CDS encoding phosphatase PAP2 family protein, which codes for MRGARAAWIGASIAVVLFVIIAVSIRMTGYFLFDAQLSSYMSQQVPGDYVSWFTQLGSGPGAMTVTALLGILSYALWRDRIASIWYVIMAVSVGVLNQVVKFAFVRERPSLNELVGGVGYSFPSGHSAMAFAVYAGFLVVAFRHLKTGGKVLVSVLTIGLFLAMGASRIILNVHYFSDVIGGYCFAAILLCSSYAFIVSRRKKGVA